The Candidatus Coatesbacteria bacterium genome segment CGCCCAACGGAGCTCCGGCGGAACGTCCCCCGGCGGCGGAGCTCTGCGTGCCCGGTTGCGACGCTGCGCCGCCCGCCTCGGCGACCTGCCCGACGCCCAACGGCGCTGGGCCCGGGGCGCCGCGGCGACGGCCGTCGCCCTGCAGCACCAGCGACCCCACGACCTCATCTGGACCACGGGGCCGCCCCAATCCAGCCACCTCGTCGGCCTGCGCCTCAAGGAGCGCTACGCTGCGCCCTGGGTCGTCGACCTGCGCGACAGTTGGACCGTGGGACCTTTCTTCGAGCCCATCTCCGGCTTCCACCGCGCCCTGGCCCGCCGGCTGGAACGCCGCGTCGTCGAGGCCGCCGACGCCCTGGTCTGCGTCAGCCCGTCGATGGCCGAACTCTACCGCCGCGCCTTTCCCGCCGCCGCCGACAAGCTGAGCGTGATCACCAACGGCTACGACGAGGCCGATTTCGCCGGACTGGAGCAGCTCAAACCAGAGCCCGCCAGTATCGGCTACGCCGGCAGTTTCTACGGACCCCGCCGCCCCGACGTCTTCCTCGACGCCCTAACCCGGCTCCACGGCGAGCATCCCGCCCTGCGCTGGCGCTTCATCGGCAGCGCCGGACCCGAGGCCGCCGCCGCGATCGACGACTGCTCCGCCGCCCATCCCGGCCTGCTCGAACGTCGCGGCTCCCTGCCCCACCGCGCCGCCCTGAGCGAACTCGCTCGCTGCGCGGTGCTGCTGCTGGTCATCGCCCCCCAGCCCGGAGCCCAGACCGTCCTGACCGGCAAGCTGTTCGAATACCTGCGCTTGGGACGGCCGATCCTGGCCTGCTGCCCACCCGGTGACGCCGCCCGGTTGATTACCGAGCTCAACGCCGGCAACATCGCCGATCCGCGGGACCCCGCCGCCGTCGGCCGGGCGCTGGCCGCCCTGCTCGAAAACCCGCCCCCTCCCGTCAGCCGTTGCGCCGTCGAGCCCTACGAGCGCCGCCGCCTGGCCGAGCGCACGGCGCGGCTCTTCAACGAACTGGTCGACGATTAGTGACGCTCGGGGCCGCCCTCGTGTCTTATCGCTGCCGAGGGACCGCAGACCGCAGGGGCCGGCGCGGTTCTTGCGACGCCGGATCCCCAGCGGGTCCGGCGTCGATGCAAGAACCGTGACGGACCCGCTGAAACGGCGGAGATTGACAAAACGGCGGGGTCGCCGGACCCCGTCGTTTGAGTTATCAACCTCAGTTAGCCTGAACGAAGTAGAACTGACCGGCTGCGACAGGTTGCCCGGAGACTCGGGATTGCTCGAGCTGCACTACCATCAGCAAGGCAGTACCTACCGAACAGGCCGCTTGTCGAGGACCTAGCGGCTTCAGTTGGTGTCGAAACAGGCTCCCCGTCGTCGGCTCAATCAAGGGGACTGCACCAGCATATTGTAACTGGGCGGTCCTGCTCTGGACCGCCCAGTTACAGTTGAGCGCGGTCAACCGAGGCCAGGCCTCGCCGCCGACCGCCACTTCAGCGCTTGCGGGCCAGCAGCAGGCCGTCGGCGACGGGGATCAGT includes the following:
- a CDS encoding glycosyltransferase, coding for MNTSRPPRRVLMTAYHFPPLGGGGMLRALKLARYLPACGWRPTVLSADDPAFHLRDPAALDQVDCPVIRAPARRYPSLGRLLGLSASSGAQRSSGGTSPGGGALRARLRRCAARLGDLPDAQRRWARGAAATAVALQHQRPHDLIWTTGPPQSSHLVGLRLKERYAAPWVVDLRDSWTVGPFFEPISGFHRALARRLERRVVEAADALVCVSPSMAELYRRAFPAAADKLSVITNGYDEADFAGLEQLKPEPASIGYAGSFYGPRRPDVFLDALTRLHGEHPALRWRFIGSAGPEAAAAIDDCSAAHPGLLERRGSLPHRAALSELARCAVLLLVIAPQPGAQTVLTGKLFEYLRLGRPILACCPPGDAARLITELNAGNIADPRDPAAVGRALAALLENPPPPVSRCAVEPYERRRLAERTARLFNELVDD